The Prunus dulcis unplaced genomic scaffold, ALMONDv2, whole genome shotgun sequence genome includes the window TTGTTTGAAACGTTGTGTTTGTTTCCACTGAATTCTGCTCATTTTTGTATCCATTTTTTGCATTTGGTCTTGATTatgttcttcatttttctatgttgaatccaaccatataaagaacacaaaatttacataaatggtTGAAACGTTATAGGTAAAAAATTGGACAGATGTCGAAACTAAAAAACAGAGGAAGTTCATAATTTTTCTCTGCCTAAAACGTAATAAACTAGTGCTACCATGGTGATACAGTGGCGATAGTGAAAATATCATGTtagaatgaatttatttgtggaaagctttttttataattactcATTCCATTGCCATTAGTGGATGTTCGTTtcattaacttttttatttatttcaaacaGTGGTTTTTAAATTGGCATAAATTTCGTATTTGTTAGgtaacaaattaaaataagaaaaagtcATGTTTTTACACTCACCTTTATACTTTTATGTCTTCacttcttgttttcttcatcGAATAGCGCTCTACCTTTCCACTTGACATGAAAGGTAGCGCCCTAGCCTACCTTACCATTTTGGTCAATAAGATTCCGTCGTGCTTGCACCTAATCTAAGCATTAATAGATACAATAAAAGAGTAATAGGTATATATAATCattcattaaaaaagaaattaatagatatttgatttttaatttggaccacaaaaaaaaaaaaaaaaaagaaatttgatttttaataaattacgAAATTCCGacaaaaaatcacaaaatagaCACAttgttaattataaaaaaaaattaaaaattaccTAACCAAATGTTAGACAAAGGATTAGGTGCAAGTAGgtctcatcatttggcccacGGGCTCATGGGCAAATGGGGGCCCGCCCGGCCCATCGAGAAATAGTCCAGCCCGATCTGTTATGGGCTTTGGGATGGCCCGACTCTCATTGGGCTGGGATGTGCTTAGGCTTGGGTGTTTGAAGCCTAGCCCGATTAAGCCTAAGAAAGCCCGAGCAATTAGGcctgcatacatatataattatgtataaataagggTTTAGGATTATGATTATATCACTTGAATCACAAACAACAACACCCCTCGCCCCCTCCCCCTTCTCATTTGCGTGTGTTACTTGTTTGAAACGTTGTGTTTGTTTCCACTGAATTCTGCTCATTTTTGTATCCATTTTTTACATTTGGTCTTGATTatgttcttcatttttttatgttgaatccaaccatataaagaacacaaaatttacataaatggtTGAAAAGTTATCGGTAAAAAATTGGACAGATGTCGAAACTAAAAAACAGAGGAAGTTCATAATTTGTCTCTGCCTAAAACGTAATAAACTAGTGCTACCATGGTGATACAGTGGCGATACAGTGGTGATAAAGGGATGATAGAAATTgttgtttgtgtttattttggtttcttgttttgttccatttaatttacttttctttactcattcctagtttataattggatgattagcacattaatttgtgtcaattattaatacaacaattatatatatcaagAATAAGACGAACAACATATCATATCACCAAACATAATcataccaccaaatataataatGCTTTTCTTCAACCCATCACCaagcatttgcatatttattcataccatctttttttaatacttattattttttaaaattatttctaaaAACGTGTTACGGTCTAATTATGATGCAGCTAAGTGCCTCTTTTTGAATGGCAcattgtttctttcttctcttcttcttctttctttcgaATGAAGTAGACCTATTTCGACCCGGCTCGTTGGGCTTAGCTCGGTCCAACCCGATGGGCTTTCTGAAGTCCGACCCATGAATCGGGTctgggttttgaattttctaaaaaaatctgCCCGCCCTAGCCcgttattttctctctcctttttgaAGTTTGGTCCGGTccaagcccattaaatttgggCCGAACTAGTCCGGCTTGGCCCATTGACGAGGCCTAGGGCCCTATTCGATAAAGAAAACGGAAGTAAACACATAAAAGTATAAAGGTGAGTGTAAAAACATgactttttcttattttaatttgttacCTAACAAATCCGAAAAATTTATTccaatttaaaaacaactgtttgaaacaataaaaaaagttaatgaaACGAACATACACTAATGGCAATGAAAAGAGTAATTATAAAAAGAGCTTTCCACTAATAAATCCATTCTAAAAGTTAATTATACTCCATCAAGCCCTCTTCTTATTCCCAGAATCCTTAGCCTCTTCCTAAATAAGGCCCCTCCCTAGTCTCCCTAAAGTTAAAATGAATAAGGGAGGAGGCGGCAGCTCTAGGAACCAGTTTTGTAACAATGAAATTAGAGCAGGAAAGGGCAGTGAGTATGTTGGGATAGCGGACTCTTTCAATGGACCAGGTCAAGGTGCTTTAAACTTTTCTGACAATAAAGTTATTGCAGGTGAACGCTCCAAGCAGGTTGGGGTCACAGGAGTTGGCAACACCACACCGACGAATAAGGGAGGAGGCTGCAGCTCTAGGAACCAGTTTTGTAACAATGAAATTAGAGCAGAATCGGGCAGTGAGTATGTTGGGATAGCGGACTCTTTCAATGGACCAGGTCAAGGTGGTTTAAACTTTTCTGACAATAAAGTTATTGCAGGTGAACGCTGCAAGCAGGTTGGGGTCACAGGAGTTGGCAACACCAGACCGACGAAGGCTCCAGCTGGTGCTGCATCCTATAGtttaggagaagaagaagctgaacGAAGCCAATTGAAGAAGGACATGATCAATAGGAAGAAAAAGTAGTCTGTTTTTCCATGCTTTAAGTTTAATGGTGTGTGTTCGATGTACGAAAATAAGAACTGATACAGCAAAGATCCAGGCTTGTAGGCCTCTTATTATGAATAATTAATATTGTATAATattattgtaatattattgtatattattataattaatattgtataatattatttgCTGTGCTGATACAGCAAAGATGGACATTCTATCTTCTAATGTTGCTTGCAATTTTTTGTCCTACAAGGATATTTGGGTAATTATTCACAcataggggtattttggtcatgtttgtccaacttcaaattaaacacacttaatttaataatctcaattcaaaatcacatgATAAAATACCcatatgttataaaataaatgaatccCACATAGGTAAAATTAGGTGGGAATTAGTGGAGATAAAGTTAGTaggtattagtcaaaagatgggatAATGGTTAGGTAAAATTATGTGGGAATTAGTGGAGATAAAGTTAGTaggtattagtcaaaagatgggatAATGGTGTTGGGGAtaaatcattatgtctccATTAAGAGCCATTtactttgcctataaataggcattatatttgcttgtaaacacacatagagaagaggaagagaaggaagaatgagggtgagtgagttgagaggaaagagagcaagagagaaattctccaaaagagaaaattgagTGAGCCAttcatattgtaaacactaaagttgtagccctattattttacatagtgaaaagttactgctgctgctctccgaggacgtaggcatagccgaacctcgttaaatgctgtgtctcatctactttacgtgcagctcaatattcgcacatatcccAGTTCATTTTacaacacgttatcagcacgagaagctctcaggtataatttttgtgctgcactattatctatactactaaccattatgttgatgtaaggaagaaaagtaaTGGAGGAGTTGTGGTCTGCTAGAGAGATATACAAGCAAACCAACTGGAAGGATAAGCTCCCTGACTCTTAccttttctattattttattatttctccaCACAATTTATTATCCATACAACattatctatttaaaagggtggtgcgggtttatcgtccactcctttacttttatttaaatgtatggagcagaattagtgcccatacaagcacgtttactttatcgtaaatttacttttacttaaagtatgatgtggaattaaccctcatactttatgaaattactttactgtacattatttattgtatggtgtaggtttattacccatacaacagtatctatttaaaagggtggtgcgggtttatcgtccacgcctttacttttatttaaatgtatggagcagaattagtgcccatacaagcacatttactttatcgtaaatttacttttacttaaagtatgatgtggaattaaccctcatactttatgaatttactttaccgcacatttaattttatttaaggtatgatGCGGGATTAACGGCCATACAGCAAgctatttaatttatgaatttactttaccgcacatttaattttatttaaggtacgGTGCGGGATTAATGTCCATACAGCAAgctatttaatttatgaatttactttaccgcacatttaattttatttaaggtatggtgcgggattaacgtccatacagcaagctatttaatttatgaatttactttaccgcaaatttacttttatttaaggtatggtgcgggattaacgtccatacatcaagcaatttaatttatgaatttattttaccgcacatttacaatggtgcgggtttatcgtccataccagtaatttatttaccaacaatttattttatggattaattgtgctgtatgatgagtttttacagtatgcagatcaggaccagaagttccttgatcctcatcatacaattacatcaggacttgaagattcttgatgatgatattgatatgagagctggcagtctctccggtactatacttgtaaacaagagatcagacttgaagatcctt containing:
- the LOC117613449 gene encoding uncharacterized protein LOC117613449 isoform X2; amino-acid sequence: MNKGGGGSSRNQFCNNEIRAGKGSEYVGIADSFNGPGQGALNFSDNKVIAGERSKQVGVTGVGNTTPTNKGGGCSSRNQFCNNEIRAESGSERCKQVGVTGVGNTRPTKAPAGAASYSLGEEEAERSQLKKDMINRKKK
- the LOC117613449 gene encoding uncharacterized protein LOC117613449 isoform X1 — protein: MNKGGGGSSRNQFCNNEIRAGKGSERSKQVGVTGVGNTTPTNKGGGCSSRNQFCNNEIRAESGSEYVGIADSFNGPGQGGLNFSDNKVIAGERCKQVGVTGVGNTRPTKAPAGAASYSLGEEEAERSQLKKDMINRKKK
- the LOC117613449 gene encoding uncharacterized protein LOC117613449 isoform X4, whose translation is MKLEQERAVNAPSRLGSQELATPHRRIREEAAALGTSFVTMKLEQNRAVSERCKQVGVTGVGNTRPTKAPAGAASYSLGEEEAERSQLKKDMINRKKK
- the LOC117613449 gene encoding uncharacterized protein LOC117613449 isoform X5, whose product is MKLEQERAVNAPSRLGSQELATPHRRIREEAAALGTSFVTMKLEQNRAVNAASRLGSQELATPDRRRLQLVLHPIV
- the LOC117613449 gene encoding uncharacterized protein LOC117613449 isoform X3 yields the protein MKLEQERAVSERSKQVGVTGVGNTTPTNKGGGCSSRNQFCNNEIRAESGSEYVGIADSFNGPGQGGLNFSDNKVIAGERCKQVGVTGVGNTRPTKAPAGAASYSLGEEEAERSQLKKDMINRKKK